GAAAAACAACTCATTGAAAGATTTCCCGGTCAGGAAGAAGTGATCGGGCAGGTCATTGGCTTTGCGCATTCACTCCTTGCAGAAACAAGGGGAGGAATGATTGCGGGCATCGGTGTGGCTGTCCTTTTCTGGATAGTAATAAGACTCTTAAGCAATATAGAACATGCATTTAATGATATCTGGGAAGTAAAAAAACCACGGAGCATTGGGAGGAAATTAAGCGATTACATTTCCATCATGCTTATTTGCCCCTTTTTTCTCATTATTTCAAGCAGTATTACGGTGTTTATCGCTACCCAGATAACTCACATAACCGAAAGGTTTTCTTTTCTGGGAGTTTTTAGCCCCCTCATTTTTTTCCTGCTTAAATTACTTCCCTACGGTGTGATCTGGGGGGTTTTTGCATTTATGTATATTTTTATGCCAAACACAAAAGTTCATTTTATTTCCGGGCTTTTAGCCGGCATTATTGCCGGGACAGTTTATCAGATCGTACAATGGGGATACATCCACTTTCAGGTCGGGGTAGCGCAATATAATGCCATTTATGGCAGCTTTGCCGCATTGCCGTTATTTTTATTATGGCTACAGATCAGCTGGTTGATCGTGCTTTTTGGGGCAGAGATTGCCTTTACTCTTCAAAATAGAGAAACATATGGATATGGGCCTGACTGGTTGCGGATAAGTTTTTCATCCAGAAAACTCCTTTCCTTGCTAACGGCACATCTACTCATAAAGAATTTTTCCGACGGACAGGAACCCTTGACGGCCGCCCAAATTTCACACACCCTGGGAGCGCCTATTCGCCTGGAAAAACACATACTCCACGAACTGGTCAGCAGCGGCATCATTTATGAAATGAAGGTTGAAGAATTCAAAGAATTTGTATATCAACCTGCCCGCGCTATTAATGTCCTTACCATACAATACGTCATTGATGCATTGGAACAAAGAGGAGTTGATTCCATAACCGTAACACAAACGCATGAGCTGAAAACCTTATCAGAAACGCTACAAACATTACATGATGCCATGAAAAAATCCCCGGCAAACAGGCTTTTAAAGGACATTTAAATTTCAGCAATAAAAAAACCGTGTTCAGGGAATTAAAACCAGGGCAAACCAATAAAAAGAGATTCTTGTATCGGCGCTTCGTTGTGGTATATACTGAATGAAAGTAAATAAATACGGAAATCAGAACGCAAGGAACGGAGCAGATAAAAAGCGTTAAGCCCGCTGCCTGCATGGAAAGGATTACCGGTAAAATTTTAACATTTATTGAGGAAACAACTACATGAGCAAGGTGAATATTATTCTATCGTACAAAAACCGTGAAAACATTCCCATAGAGGTGAAAAATAAATTAACGAAAAAGTTTTATGCGCTTAAACCAGCGCCATCGGATATCGACTGGAATTTTGGAATCACAGCCGCTACCGACCTGAGAACCTCAACGTTCACTTCTAAAGCAATCTATGCTATTGAGCAAAAAGAGGACCTTGATCTGGAGGAAGAGGCAAAAAAGATCTGCGATAAACTCAGGGAGGACGTAAAATCATTTGACATGGACATAGAAATAGAAGGCTATGAATTATGCTGAAGGGAATGCGTGTTACTTTCGTTTAGTTTTCACTGTCCCAGGAAAGTATTACACGGAGGATCATACCGGACTCTTGGAAGGGACCTAAAAGCAAAAAAACAACAGTGGCGGGTGAACCGGAAATGGCAAACAGGTCATTAATTGAAAAGACAAAAGATTTAGAAGGAAAAAACAATACGCTCCAGGCTGAATTTGTTGAACGCAGGAAGGCAGAAGAGGAACTTAACAGAATATTCGAATTGTCTGTTGACATGATATGTGTTGCGGATATTGCTAACGGATATTTCATCAAGACCAATCCTGCTTTCGGGAAAACGCTCGGGTACTCCAATGAAGAAATTCTCAGCATACCTATCCTGGATTTTGTTCATCCTGATGACAGAACCAAAACAAATGACAGAATAAAAGAACAGCTTTCTTCAGGAGCAGAGACGCTTAATTTTGAAAACCGATACCTATGCAAAAATGGTCCATATAAGTGGTTGATGTGGACTGCGCACCCAATTCCGGAAAAAGGAATAGCATATGCAATTGCACGGGATATTACTGAAAAAAAGATTGCGGAGGAGGTCCTTCGGGATAGCGAAAATAAATACAGATCCATCTTTGAAAACAATATTTATGGAATAGCAGCTACTGATTACAATTTTCGTTTCTTATCTGTAAATCCGGCGTTTTGTAAGTTGCTTGGTTACAATAAGGAAGAAATCTGCCAATTGAGAATGCCGGATGTCTCAATGCCAGAGGATGCGGTAAAAAGCGTAGAATTGATTGAAAAGATGAAAAGAAGGGAATTTGATCAGTTTACCATAGAGAAGAGATACAGAAGAAAGGATGGAAGTATTGTTTTTGCAAGGACTTCAGTAAAGGCAATGTATGATAAATCAGGGAATTTTTTACAGTCTGTGGCAACGATTGAAGATATTACAGAACGAAAATGTATAGAGGATGCATTGCGTTTTGTTGCTCAAAAAGGCTGGTCTTTCAGCGGGGAAGCATCTTTCCGTGCCCTTTTGCAGTTTCTGTCTGAAACGTTAAAGATGGACTATGCTTCTATTGCGGAATTAGCGGATGGACAAGAAGAAAGCGTCCATACAAAGGCAAATTATGCCAAAGGCAGATTTATTAAAAACATAGAGTATACCCTTCAACACACCCCCTGTCAAAAAGTCATAGAAAACATGTTATATTGCCATCCACAAAAACTACGTCAAGCATTTCCCCTGGATGAGCTGCTTGAAGATATGAAGGCCGAGAGTTACATTGGCATAGCATGCTCAGACTCTAAAGGCACACCGATTGGTTTAATTGCTTTAATTGACTGTAAACCCTTAACGAACGTATCACTTGCAAAGTCAGTTCTGCAGATTGTTGCCGTTCGTGTCGCCCACGAATTGGAAAGAAATAAAGCGGAAAATGAATTGAAAAAATCCCGCGAAGAGTTACGTGCTCTGACGAAACGTATTCAGGCAGTAAGAGAAGAGGAACGAAGGAATATTGCAAGAAACATTCATGATGAACTGGGTCAGGTATTAACCGTCCTCAGTTTCGATCTGTCACGTATCATGGGACTGCTGGGAGAAAATCAAAAACTAATTATTCAAAAGACAAAAGAAGCGTTAAAACATGTTGATAGCGCCATTGA
The Candidatus Brocadiaceae bacterium DNA segment above includes these coding regions:
- a CDS encoding YihY/virulence factor BrkB family protein, which translates into the protein MRKSHQDTEGTVTDFLINETWKNTIIMALKIIRFLKNDIWSVQLENLPRAKSFFIRQLRIALLTLRGFRDDKCGLKASALTFYSLLSVVPVVALAFGIAKGFSSEKHFEKQLIERFPGQEEVIGQVIGFAHSLLAETRGGMIAGIGVAVLFWIVIRLLSNIEHAFNDIWEVKKPRSIGRKLSDYISIMLICPFFLIISSSITVFIATQITHITERFSFLGVFSPLIFFLLKLLPYGVIWGVFAFMYIFMPNTKVHFISGLLAGIIAGTVYQIVQWGYIHFQVGVAQYNAIYGSFAALPLFLLWLQISWLIVLFGAEIAFTLQNRETYGYGPDWLRISFSSRKLLSLLTAHLLIKNFSDGQEPLTAAQISHTLGAPIRLEKHILHELVSSGIIYEMKVEEFKEFVYQPARAINVLTIQYVIDALEQRGVDSITVTQTHELKTLSETLQTLHDAMKKSPANRLLKDI
- a CDS encoding PAS domain S-box protein, which produces MANRSLIEKTKDLEGKNNTLQAEFVERRKAEEELNRIFELSVDMICVADIANGYFIKTNPAFGKTLGYSNEEILSIPILDFVHPDDRTKTNDRIKEQLSSGAETLNFENRYLCKNGPYKWLMWTAHPIPEKGIAYAIARDITEKKIAEEVLRDSENKYRSIFENNIYGIAATDYNFRFLSVNPAFCKLLGYNKEEICQLRMPDVSMPEDAVKSVELIEKMKRREFDQFTIEKRYRRKDGSIVFARTSVKAMYDKSGNFLQSVATIEDITERKCIEDALRFVAQKGWSFSGEASFRALLQFLSETLKMDYASIAELADGQEESVHTKANYAKGRFIKNIEYTLQHTPCQKVIENMLYCHPQKLRQAFPLDELLEDMKAESYIGIACSDSKGTPIGLIALIDCKPLTNVSLAKSVLQIVAVRVAHELERNKAENELKKSREELRALTKRIQAVREEERRNIARNIHDELGQVLTVLSFDLSRIMGLLGENQKLIIQKTKEALKHVDSAIESVQRISSELRPTILDNLGIKAAIDWQANEFQNKTGIACRVASESFNSVLESHLATSIFRIFQETLTNVARHAHATKVDVLIKEKDGHLVFSMRDDGKGITKKEISDPNALGLIGIRERVYSCQGKVKIFGFRGKGTKVLVTIPLKNKTE